One stretch of Pradoshia sp. D12 DNA includes these proteins:
- a CDS encoding aminoglycoside N(3)-acetyltransferase translates to MSKLIENTPFPRTREVLRTDMRELGLKRGMNVLVHSSLSSVGWVNGGAVAIIQALMDTVTEEGAIIMPAQSADLSDPAEWLNPPIPWEWWETVRNTMPAFEPAITPTYGMGKIAELFRTYPGVLRSNHPNVSFTAWGKRNGEILANHQLENGLGEGSPLRKLYDLDAHVLFIGTSYETNTCFHLAEYRSGTREVIQKGTPIFVDGERKWVEYTDIEYDDTEFDTIGNAFEQQYSVRKGKIGSADSKLFSFCEAVDYAVEFFKNEAKAKV, encoded by the coding sequence ATGTCTAAGTTGATAGAAAATACACCATTTCCCCGTACAAGAGAGGTGCTACGTACTGACATGCGCGAATTGGGGTTAAAAAGAGGTATGAATGTCCTTGTTCATTCCTCGCTATCATCAGTTGGATGGGTGAATGGAGGGGCTGTTGCCATTATTCAGGCATTGATGGATACTGTTACAGAAGAAGGAGCCATTATCATGCCGGCTCAATCTGCGGATTTGTCGGATCCGGCTGAATGGTTGAACCCACCAATCCCTTGGGAGTGGTGGGAAACCGTGAGAAATACAATGCCAGCTTTTGAACCTGCTATTACACCTACATATGGCATGGGGAAAATTGCAGAGCTATTTCGTACATATCCAGGTGTTTTAAGAAGCAACCATCCAAATGTTTCGTTTACTGCATGGGGTAAGCGTAATGGTGAAATCCTTGCCAATCATCAATTGGAAAATGGATTGGGTGAAGGATCTCCACTAAGAAAACTCTATGATTTAGATGCTCATGTCCTGTTTATCGGAACGAGCTATGAAACGAACACCTGCTTTCATCTGGCAGAGTATCGATCTGGTACCAGGGAAGTAATCCAAAAAGGTACTCCCATTTTTGTAGATGGAGAGCGGAAATGGGTGGAGTATACGGATATTGAATATGATGATACTGAATTTGATACAATCGGAAATGCTTTCGAACAACAGTACTCTGTTAGGAAAGGTAAAATCGGCAGTGCTGATTCCAAGTTATTTTCCTTTTGCGAGGCAGTTGATTATGCAGTAGAATTTTTTAAAAATGAAGCGAAGGCGAAGGTTTAG
- a CDS encoding histidine phosphatase family protein, translated as MLTIYLTRHGLTEWNVNRIMQGWGNGELTEKGINDAKALGKRLADVKLDKVYSSTSKRAYETAQYIIGDREISLIKEDDLREMHFGDWDGRIRDEIEAEFPEEFKIFWETPHLFETETGETFNQLKKRAVDVFERIINENPSGTILIVTHSIFLRVLLTHIKNTPLSDVFKATPPGNTSLTKLEFHDGKMELLFENDMQHVE; from the coding sequence TTGCTAACAATCTACTTAACTAGACATGGACTTACAGAATGGAATGTCAATCGTATTATGCAAGGCTGGGGAAATGGCGAACTGACTGAAAAAGGTATTAATGATGCAAAAGCTCTTGGAAAGAGGCTTGCTGATGTAAAACTTGATAAAGTGTACAGCAGTACATCAAAACGTGCTTATGAAACAGCTCAATATATCATCGGTGATCGTGAGATTAGCCTGATTAAGGAAGATGACTTACGTGAAATGCATTTTGGAGATTGGGACGGGCGCATTAGAGATGAGATTGAGGCAGAATTTCCTGAGGAATTTAAAATCTTTTGGGAAACGCCACATTTATTTGAGACAGAAACAGGTGAAACCTTTAATCAGCTCAAGAAAAGAGCTGTCGATGTGTTCGAAAGAATTATAAACGAAAACCCTTCCGGTACCATCCTTATTGTGACCCATTCTATTTTCCTGCGTGTTCTGCTTACGCATATTAAAAACACACCACTTTCAGATGTCTTTAAAGCGACACCCCCAGGGAATACAAGTTTAACGAAGCTTGAATTTCATGATGGTAAAATGGAACTTTTATTCGAAAATGATATGCAGCACGTAGAATAA